TGAAAATAAAAAGGCTAAAAAGAGCTTTTCAGATAAATTACAATAGTTTTAAAAATTAGAAAGGTCGAGTAGATCTTTAATGACTACTTTGACTTTTTATACTAAGCATCTCATTCTGTTTCCCTTAGATGATTTGTTGAATTTGTCGGCTGTTTTCTTATACTTGGAGAAAAATGAAACTAGATAACTGTGAATTACATGAGTTTCAATCGGTAAATTTGAGTGTTCACAAAATTTTTTTTATTAACGTAGCAGGGGAATATACTTTTGCGTTAGGGACAATATAGGAGGGTGAAATTTTTCAAGATTTAAATAGGAGGATGATTATGGGAATATTAAGTGGAAACCCTACAAATGAACCGATGCATTATGGGGAGGTATTTGGTACGTGGACAGCTCTTCAAACAGCTAAAGGATCTATTGCTGCCTATCAAACTAAACTGAACCATATTGGAGACAAAGATTTATATAAGTTGGTAGAAGATATCATTAGCCAGGCTAAACAAGAGGAAAAGCAAATTGAACAATTATTAAAAGATAATGGTGTTGGTTTACCACCAACTCCACCAGAACGTCCTAAAGCAAAATTAGAGGAGATTCCTGCAGGAGCTCGTTTCCAGGATCCGGAGATTGCTGCTGCCATTGCGCGTGACAATTCTATGGCGTTAGTATCTGCTAGTCAGGTGATGGGTCAATGTATTAGGGAGGATATAGCCATGATGTTTGGCCAATTCCATACAGAAAAGGCAACTCTAGGCGCTAGAATTCTTAGGTTGAATAAAGAAAAAGGTTGGTTAATCCCACCTCCACTTCATCATAGTCAAGTAGCTGAAGTGAAATAAATAGTTGAGCTCCTTACATGGAGGTGTTTATGGTGTTAGTGGATAAAAAGTTGAATGTTACCATGATTTTAGGTTTAGTGGGAACCGCCTTAACTAGTGTTTTCAGTATATTGCTTCTTATGAAAAATAGGGAGATTGATCACAAGCTAGATCAATTAACTGAAAATAAGATCGAATAGTAGGCTGATTTGAGTAGGATGTATTTGATTTTGCTTCTTCAAGTCCAGCTTCACCAAGAGTTTCAAACTTATGTATCCAGGATCGAATCGTAGACCAATTCAAGTTATAAATCGTTACGAATAAGGTTAAAGTAGTAAGTTTCTCCACAGTAGAAAAAGAACTTCTCGACATACAAAAAACCCCCTAAGATAAACAGTTTTATTTTTATACTGTGTACCTTAGGGGAGCATCTCAATTTTGCTCTGAGCTTTTTACAATAGAAGAGCCTCTTTACTAAAAAATCATATGCGCAATGAGCGTGATGATCGGTAACGTAATGATGGTACGTTCTAGAAAAATGATAAAAAGTTCTCTTAAGTTAATTGGGATGTTCGAGCCTAGCAATAGGCCACCGACTTCTGACATATAGATTAACTGTGTTACAGATAAGGCAGCAATAATGAACCGGGTCATCTCGCTTTCAATGGAAGAGCCAATCAATGCTGGTAAGAACATATCTGCAAAGCCTACTAGAATCGTCTCAGAAGCGGCGCTTGCTTCTGGAATTTGCATCAGTTCAAGCAATGGAATGAACGGCATGCCTAGCCATGTGAAAACAGGTGTATATTCTGCAATCACAAGGGCGATGGTACCTAGCGCCATGACAATTGGGGCGACACCCATCCACATGTCTAAAATATTTTGCGCACCGTTTTTGAAGAAATCTTTCACACTTGTTTGGGTTTTCGATCTTTCTAGTGCTTTATAATACCCCCAAGTAAGAACGTTATAGCCTTGTGGAGATTTCGGTTCTGGTTCGCCTTGTTCACCTGTAATATATGTGTTTTCCTTTTTGGAAAGTGGCGGGATGCGCGGCATAATAATCGCAGCAATAACCCCGGATAACAATACCGTTCCATAAAAGGCAGGGAACATATGGGAGAGGTCAACCTTATCAATAACGACTAGCGTAAAGGTAATCGACACTACGGAGAAGGTGGTACCAATAATCGCTGCTTCTCTTTTGGTATAATGTCCTCCTTGATATTGCTTGCTTGTCAAAAGAACACCAATCGTTCCGTCACCTAACCAAGACGCAAGGGAGTCAATTGATGAGCGCCCAGGTAGCTTGAAAACCGGTCTCATAATCACGGTTAACATCGTGCCAAAAAACTCTAGCAAACCGAAATTTAATAATAATGGTAAGAATAATCCCGCAAATAAAAATACGGTAAATAATACGTGTAATAAATCATTTAATAACAAACCACCAGTAGCTCCTGAATAAATAAACTCAGGACCAATTTTAAATAAGGTGAGAATGGCGAAAATAGCACCTAAAATACGGACCGATGTCCATATGGCAGACACATCAAATAAACTTTGAAAAAATGGAAACTTCGCTAGGCGATCTCCACCTGTTGCTTTAACAACGATAGTCGCTAACGCTGTAATCGTAATGATAATTGTCATAATAGCAGAAAGCTCGTCCGCTAAACGCACCTGAAGTAACTCAGCGAAATACGCAACAGGTATCGTAAAGCTTTCTTCTCCCTCTATTTCTACTTGGAATGGCACCATAAATAGTAGAATTCCGAGTAAAGAAGGGAGAATAAATTTAATATGATCGCTTGTTTTAAATGGGAATTTGCTCTTCTGATTCATGTTGAGTTACCTCCTAA
Above is a genomic segment from Pontibacillus yanchengensis containing:
- a CDS encoding YjiH family protein → MNQKSKFPFKTSDHIKFILPSLLGILLFMVPFQVEIEGEESFTIPVAYFAELLQVRLADELSAIMTIIITITALATIVVKATGGDRLAKFPFFQSLFDVSAIWTSVRILGAIFAILTLFKIGPEFIYSGATGGLLLNDLLHVLFTVFLFAGLFLPLLLNFGLLEFFGTMLTVIMRPVFKLPGRSSIDSLASWLGDGTIGVLLTSKQYQGGHYTKREAAIIGTTFSVVSITFTLVVIDKVDLSHMFPAFYGTVLLSGVIAAIIMPRIPPLSKKENTYITGEQGEPEPKSPQGYNVLTWGYYKALERSKTQTSVKDFFKNGAQNILDMWMGVAPIVMALGTIALVIAEYTPVFTWLGMPFIPLLELMQIPEASAASETILVGFADMFLPALIGSSIESEMTRFIIAALSVTQLIYMSEVGGLLLGSNIPINLRELFIIFLERTIITLPIITLIAHMIF
- a CDS encoding DUF3231 family protein, whose product is MGILSGNPTNEPMHYGEVFGTWTALQTAKGSIAAYQTKLNHIGDKDLYKLVEDIISQAKQEEKQIEQLLKDNGVGLPPTPPERPKAKLEEIPAGARFQDPEIAAAIARDNSMALVSASQVMGQCIREDIAMMFGQFHTEKATLGARILRLNKEKGWLIPPPLHHSQVAEVK
- a CDS encoding helix-turn-helix domain-containing protein, giving the protein MSRSSFSTVEKLTTLTLFVTIYNLNWSTIRSWIHKFETLGEAGLEEAKSNTSYSNQPTIRSYFQLIDLACDQSPYFS